TAGCCTACAAGGTCAACATTCTGATGTCAGGCAAGAGGACCCTGAGCCTGTCTCTGACGGTCTGGTTCCTACGGGAAGGCAGCATGTTTGTGGCCCTCGGGGCGTCCACCTGTAGCCTACTGGCCATTGCTATCGAGCGGCACTTGACCATGATCAAAATGAGACCTTACGATGCCAACAAGAAGCACCGCGTCTTTCTCCTGATCGGGATGTGCTGGCTGATTGCGTTCTCGCTGGGCGCCTTACCCATCCTGGGCTGGAACTGCCTGCACAACCTCCCTGACTGCTCCACCATCCTGCCCCTCTACTCCAAGAAGTACATCGCGTTCTGCGTCAGCATCTTCACGGCCATCCTGGTGACCATCGTGATCCTGTACACACGCATCTACTTCCTGGTGAAGTCCAGCAGCCGCAGGGTGGCCAGCCCTCACAACTCAGAGCGGTCCATGGCCCTGCTGCGGACCGTGGTGATCGTGGTGAGCGTCTTCATCGCCTGCTGGTCCCCACTCTTCATCCTCTTCCTTGTGGATGTGGCCTGCAAGGTGAAGGAGTGTGCCATCCTGTTCAAGGCCCAGTGGTTCATTGTGCTGGCCGTGCTCAACTCCGCCATGAACCCGGTCATCTACACGCTGGCCAGCAAGGAGATGCGGCGGGCCTTCTTCCGGCTGGTCTGCACCTGCCTGGTCAGGGGCCAGGGTGCCCTCTCCTCACCCATCCAGCCTGCTCTCGACCCAAGCAGAAGCAAATCCAGcggcagcaacaacagcagcccCTCCCCAAAGAGCAAGGAAGACCTCCCCCAAACAGCTGCCTCGCCCTGCATAACAGACAGAAACAAAACCCTGCAGAATGGGATCCTCTGCAAGTGAGGACGCCGGGCTCCAGGAACGTGGGGTCCTTGCATCTCCATGGAACGAGCAGCAGCTAACCCTGCAGCCACATTCTTATTGATTGCACGCCTCACCCACGGGGGCTATTACAGAGCTGGGACTCAGGAAACCTATTCTGCCAACAGCCTGCCTGTTGTGGACGTCTCTTAAGGAGGGAACCCAAGGAATTGCCAACCCATTTCAGTGTAGACAGCATGCCTTGTCCGTTTAGGCTCCAGGCTCTTCCAAATGTACCAAGCTGCCGATGTCATCAGTCGCCTTACCCTGAATCCCACCGACCACTGTCTGCTGTGCCTAGAGAGGGAAGGTCGTGGACCACAGTGCACAGTTTGTCTCCCAGAACATCAGGATGATGTTTGGTAACTTTACACTACACTCTGCACAGGATAGATGCTGTATATTCGTCATTTCTGTGTTACAGAGCACTTGCGTTTCATGTCTGCCATTGGTACATGCATAAGTCGCAGTACGTGATACTGTTACATAACAGGAAGTACAGGTATGTTCTGACTGAAGCACCGGGTATGAGGATATGGCCGGGTTCTAGGTGGACACACTGGTCCCAGTCTCCTCAGACTGACATGAAGTCTCAAGTTAAGCAGGTTTTGAAAGCCCAAATCCCCCCCAAAGGGCTTGTCCGAGGCTGGTCTCGGATGTGTGGGTCTGACTCCAAACTGTCCTGAGACATACACTGGACAGTGTCTGGAGTATCCTGGTGAGAACGAGCAAGTTCTGTGGGCGTACATCCCCCAGGGGGACCCCTGCTTCTCTTCTGTCATTTGTCCCTGCAGTCTCAAGCACATCTAAAAGCCACATCAGCCAAATTACGTGATTGTTTGGCATTTCTCCAAATCACAGAAAAGCCAGCCAACATATTCCAGGAGGCTGTGCCCCAGACCAACCAAGAAAAGAACCCACGAGGGAGAAGCAGAGGACAGACCCCTGGCTCATTTCACCTTTCCAATGTAATGGGGAGTTTCTATTGAATTAGGAGAGGTTTGCAAGGCAGCACTGTGATCCTATGTTGAGTTTGAATCTGTGTCAGAAAGCACCAAGTCAACAACTCCCTGTGTTGTCACAGCTGAGCAGCTGGGGTCGTCAGCAGCCTCATGGATTCCCGAAAGCTGACCCTGACAGTGACTATTAGAGCAGTTTAATTGTGATCTGGCAGCTTGTGCTCTCTTCAAAGAAATATAGCCATACTGTACTCTTCCTTTTCAACACATGTTGACCCTGTATCACTGTTTACCTTAAGAAGCAATTACTTAGACTATATTTTTGTACACAGTCATCCCCAGTGATTCTTCATGCAGTACAAATGGgtgaaaaatacacaaatttgTAGAGCTGTCATAAGCATATAGTTGATGTATTGAGttctttgttaaaaaacaaaaacaaaaaacagccttTAAAAGGATTCTTTCTTGGGTAAGCCTCACATCAGAACCCCCTGAAGTTTTTAGGTTCAGTGGGAATTTTGCCTGAATAAAGACTAAAAGAGTAGTCTTAATACACGAATAACTTTTCAAAGAGAAAGGGACTCCTCTCTGTTATATGATGCCAGTTCCTCTTTATTAAGGAAGATTTCTGTGGGTCCTGGGTGATCATGTACCGACCAACgtctttcttaatttttgttactGATGAGATAAATCCTATTTGTAAGGAGATGCTCAtcggtggctttttttttttttttttttttttgaggtacgcgggcctctcactgttgtggcctctcccgttgcggagcacaggctccagacgcgcaggctcagcggccatggctcacgggcccagccgctctgcggcatgtgggatcttcccgggccagggcacgaacccgtgtcccctgcatcagcaggcggactctcaaccattgcgccaccagggaagcccataggtgGCATTTTTGTTGTCCTCATTACGTCACTGAAAAGGAGCTGGTTCTCTTGTCAATAGCATGAGAAAATCCAGGGCATTTCTGGAAAAGTTAAGCATTAAGATACTGGgataagaaaacaacaacaacaaaattgcCTCAGAGAGCCCAAATATTGAGTATTGCATTTTACCTTAGGTAGTGAAATGACTTAAGAAATTTATATGTTAGTTCTGAGTTGCTTGGGGGCCCCAGATGTCTGGCACTAATATTAATAACACTATAACTCAACTTTTTTTGAGGTAGTGCAAAACTTTCAATCAATCTGAATGAAAAATACTCCAAGAAAGTAATTGTGTTTATTTGATATATGCAAAAGGTAATCAAATTTAGTACCGATGTGTACATTCCTAACTAGCTAGCTGGAGATCATTTAGAAGTTGAGTATGTCAAAGCCACAGAGAACCTGTGCATTAGATCTCGTTCAGTTAGTAACCTTTACTGTGTCCCATGtatgtttgttaaaaaaataaataaaactgaaagcctttGTATAAACTCATTCTTGGGAGTCCATGTGAGGGGCTGTGTACACTGGGGCTGCCCCTGGTGATGTGCAAAGTGGCAGTGTGACCTCTCACTTGGTGCCAGTGTTTCTGTAGGAATTAAAACACTGAGAATTCCAATAACATTTCCCCTAGGCTTCCCACTAGCAGAGCTGGTGTTTTAGTAAACTTCAGTGTATTAGGTGCTATTCCACCAATTTTGGTAGGTCAATAGGGAAGATCGATGGACTATCCTTTTGATAGGGGGAAAATTGTAAGGGTCATGGCAGCCAAAGTACAGCTGAAAGAGATGGGATGATGGGTTCTGTTCCATTTGGTGTAATTGAAGCAACAGGAGAGACTAGATCAGAACTAACCCTTTCTCTAGCTTTCTCCGGCACAAATGGTAAGTTTTCACTTCTCCACACTACATTCTACGTAGAAGGAGACCAGTGTATGGCATTACTAGTTGGTAGTGACATTCTGCCACCTTTGCTAACTGCCCAAGGCCGAGTGGACAGAAGTTAACATAAATCTCAATAGGAATGCCTTTGCCAGGCCGCCATTTTCATCCCACACCTTTGGTGTCCCTGACGGGGTTCTGGTGTGATTGTATTTTAAGAGGTCTCCTGGGGAATAATTGAGAATATCTGCTTTCTATGGAAAGGTTTCAAACTCAACTCCTCTCCTTCATGAGGCAATACAAGATCCACCAAACAAATGAGAGACTTTTCACGATATTCTTTATTGCCCTCAGACCCACATTGACAGTTAACATCAGACTATTTAGAGAACAGTTGTTTCCACCCTTGACCCATGTTGCTTCTGCAC
The Phocoena sinus isolate mPhoSin1 chromosome 6, mPhoSin1.pri, whole genome shotgun sequence DNA segment above includes these coding regions:
- the S1PR3 gene encoding sphingosine 1-phosphate receptor 3 isoform X1, whose amino-acid sequence is MATVLTLHPRPYTSNETLHKHYSYVGKLKDRLKDTPDGSTLTTIVFLIICSFIVLENLMVLIAIWKNNKFHNRMYFFIGNLALCDLLAGIAYKVNILMSGKRTLSLSLTVWFLREGSMFVALGASTCSLLAIAIERHLTMIKMRPYDANKKHRVFLLIGMCWLIAFSLGALPILGWNCLHNLPDCSTILPLYSKKYIAFCVSIFTAILVTIVILYTRIYFLVKSSSRRVASPHNSERSMALLRTVVIVVSVFIACWSPLFILFLVDVACKVKECAILFKAQWFIVLAVLNSAMNPVIYTLASKEMRRAFFRLVCTCLVRGQGALSSPIQPALDPSRSKSSGSNNSSPSPKSKEDLPQTAASPCITDRNKTLQNGILCK
- the S1PR3 gene encoding sphingosine 1-phosphate receptor 3 isoform X2 — protein: MVLIAIWKNNKFHNRMYFFIGNLALCDLLAGIAYKVNILMSGKRTLSLSLTVWFLREGSMFVALGASTCSLLAIAIERHLTMIKMRPYDANKKHRVFLLIGMCWLIAFSLGALPILGWNCLHNLPDCSTILPLYSKKYIAFCVSIFTAILVTIVILYTRIYFLVKSSSRRVASPHNSERSMALLRTVVIVVSVFIACWSPLFILFLVDVACKVKECAILFKAQWFIVLAVLNSAMNPVIYTLASKEMRRAFFRLVCTCLVRGQGALSSPIQPALDPSRSKSSGSNNSSPSPKSKEDLPQTAASPCITDRNKTLQNGILCK